A single region of the Kocuria rosea genome encodes:
- the moaC gene encoding cyclic pyranopterin monophosphate synthase MoaC — protein MTEQQQSLTHVRADGSAHMVDVSDKAVTTREATATATLRTRPDVVEQVFAADLPKGDALPVARVAGIMAAKRTPELVPLCHPLPISKVTVDFERLADGVRITATVRTCGVTGVEMEALTAASVAALTLYDMIKAVDKLAEIDRGRVLAKSGGKSGDWARTDGDAA, from the coding sequence ATGACCGAGCAGCAGCAGAGCCTCACGCACGTCCGGGCGGACGGGTCCGCGCACATGGTGGACGTCTCCGACAAGGCCGTGACCACCCGCGAGGCCACCGCGACGGCCACGCTGCGCACCCGCCCCGACGTCGTCGAGCAGGTCTTCGCCGCGGACCTCCCCAAGGGGGACGCCCTGCCGGTGGCCCGGGTGGCCGGCATCATGGCGGCCAAGCGGACCCCGGAGCTCGTCCCGCTGTGCCACCCGCTGCCGATCAGCAAGGTGACCGTGGACTTCGAGCGGCTGGCGGACGGCGTGCGGATCACCGCGACGGTGCGCACGTGCGGGGTGACCGGCGTGGAGATGGAGGCGCTGACCGCGGCCTCGGTGGCCGCCCTGACCCTCTACGACATGATCAAGGCCGTGGACAAGCTGGCCGAGATCGACCGGGGCAGGGTGCTCGCGAAGTCCGGCGGCAAGTCCGGGGACTGGGCGCGGACCGACGGGGACGCCGCATGA
- a CDS encoding globin domain-containing protein yields MLSDTSYPVVKATLPVVGENIQEIARRFYAHMFGEHPELLDGLFNRGNQADGRQQQALAGSVAAFAGYLVNKPTELPDHLLSRIAHKHVSLGLHPDQYQIVHDNLMWAIVDVLGDAVTPEVAAAWDEVYWLMANVLINQERGLYEAVRLSPETVWRTWRVVEKIPETEDVTTFVVERVDEREVKRSLPGQYVTLRMEMPDGVLQPRQYSLTRADDGQHRRFAVKRVRGNGTPAGEMSTLLHETVQVGDEVVLSVPSGDVVLEYSDRPLVLASAGIGVTPMAGMLSHLVKDGSQRTVQFLHADASPETFALRGQIEEDLAALEDGSLKAWFEQPRAAGERAENEYEGFMDLRAVELPHDAQYYLCGPLPFMQAVRSALVARGVPPRDIQYEVFGPDLWLADFE; encoded by the coding sequence GTGCTGTCAGACACCTCGTACCCCGTCGTCAAGGCCACGCTGCCCGTGGTCGGGGAGAACATCCAGGAGATCGCCCGGCGCTTCTACGCGCACATGTTCGGCGAGCACCCCGAGCTGCTGGACGGGCTGTTCAACCGCGGCAACCAGGCGGACGGCCGGCAGCAGCAGGCGCTGGCCGGGTCCGTGGCCGCCTTCGCCGGCTACCTGGTGAACAAGCCGACCGAGCTCCCGGACCACCTGCTGTCCCGCATCGCGCACAAGCACGTGTCCCTGGGGCTGCACCCGGACCAGTACCAGATCGTGCACGACAACCTCATGTGGGCCATCGTGGACGTCCTGGGCGACGCCGTGACCCCGGAGGTCGCCGCGGCCTGGGACGAGGTCTACTGGCTGATGGCCAACGTGCTCATCAACCAGGAGCGCGGCCTCTACGAGGCGGTCCGGCTCTCCCCCGAGACCGTCTGGCGGACCTGGCGGGTGGTCGAGAAGATCCCGGAGACCGAGGACGTCACGACCTTCGTGGTGGAGCGCGTCGACGAGCGGGAGGTGAAGCGGTCCCTGCCCGGCCAGTACGTGACCCTCAGGATGGAGATGCCCGACGGCGTGCTGCAGCCCCGGCAGTACAGCCTGACCCGCGCCGACGACGGACAGCACCGGCGCTTCGCGGTGAAGCGGGTGCGCGGCAACGGCACGCCGGCCGGCGAGATGTCCACCCTCCTGCACGAGACGGTGCAGGTGGGGGACGAGGTGGTGCTCTCGGTGCCCTCCGGCGACGTGGTCCTGGAGTACTCGGACCGGCCGCTGGTGCTGGCCAGCGCGGGCATCGGCGTCACGCCGATGGCGGGCATGCTCTCGCACCTGGTGAAGGACGGCTCCCAGCGCACCGTGCAGTTCCTGCACGCGGACGCCTCCCCGGAGACGTTCGCGCTGCGCGGGCAGATCGAGGAGGACCTCGCCGCCCTGGAGGACGGCTCCCTGAAGGCCTGGTTCGAGCAGCCGCGGGCGGCCGGCGAGCGCGCCGAGAACGAGTACGAGGGGTTCATGGACCTGCGCGCCGTGGAGCTGCCGCACGACGCGCAGTACTACCTGTGCGGGCCGCTCCCCTTCATGCAGGCCGTGCGCAGCGCGCTCGTCGCCCGCGGAGTCCCGCCCCGGGACATCCAGTACGAGGTGTTCGGCCCGGACCTCTGGCTCGCCGACTTCGAGTGA
- a CDS encoding NADP-dependent oxidoreductase: MRVIGVETFGGPEVLAVHEVPDPHPGPGEVRIRVRAAAVSPTDTLLRAGGQPVEHLRPPYVPGMDAAGVVDEVGEGSAWRVGDAVMAIALPRGEHGGAYAELLVAPDDSIARLPADTDFATAATLPMNGLTALQVLEVLDLQPEQSLAVTGAAGTLGNYVVELAKHEGLTVIADAAEQDLELVDSLGADHVVARGDDVAERIREFFPDGVDALVDAAVLSEKAAPAVRDGGGFATVRHWTGDPGRGITVHRISVPQEYHSGAKLDRLRRYVEEGVLSLRVAAVLPAADAAEAHRRLEAGGVRGRLVLEF; the protein is encoded by the coding sequence ATGCGAGTCATCGGAGTCGAGACGTTCGGAGGGCCCGAGGTCCTCGCCGTCCACGAGGTGCCGGACCCCCACCCCGGCCCCGGAGAGGTGCGGATCCGGGTCAGGGCGGCCGCCGTCAGCCCCACGGACACCCTGCTGCGCGCGGGCGGTCAGCCCGTGGAGCACCTGCGGCCGCCGTACGTGCCGGGGATGGACGCGGCCGGGGTCGTCGACGAGGTGGGGGAGGGCAGCGCCTGGCGGGTGGGGGACGCGGTCATGGCCATCGCCCTGCCGCGCGGGGAGCACGGGGGCGCCTACGCGGAGCTCCTGGTCGCCCCCGACGACTCGATCGCCCGCCTCCCGGCGGACACGGACTTCGCCACGGCCGCCACGCTGCCCATGAACGGGCTCACGGCCCTGCAGGTCCTCGAGGTGCTGGACCTCCAGCCCGAGCAGTCCCTGGCCGTCACCGGGGCCGCCGGGACCCTCGGCAACTACGTGGTGGAGCTCGCCAAGCACGAGGGCCTCACCGTGATCGCGGACGCCGCGGAGCAGGATCTGGAGCTCGTCGACAGTCTCGGCGCCGACCACGTGGTGGCGCGCGGGGACGACGTCGCCGAGCGGATCCGGGAGTTCTTCCCCGACGGGGTCGACGCCCTCGTGGACGCCGCCGTGCTGAGCGAGAAGGCGGCCCCTGCCGTCCGGGACGGCGGAGGGTTCGCGACCGTGCGGCACTGGACGGGGGACCCGGGCCGGGGGATCACCGTGCACCGGATCAGCGTGCCCCAGGAGTACCACTCGGGCGCGAAGCTGGACCGGCTGCGCCGGTACGTGGAGGAGGGGGTGCTCTCCCTGCGCGTGGCCGCCGTCCTGCCCGCCGCGGACGCCGCCGAGGCGCACCGCCGGCTCGAGGCCGGGGGCGTGCGGGGGCGGCTCGTCCTCGAGTTCTGA
- a CDS encoding acyl-CoA dehydrogenase family protein → MPPPHPRPAAGPGRAEEAAAALRAGTPGALDQALGVARALGEELPLPGAGRTGQLWRRLAELARLDLSLARVVEPHLDALAILHQAGLEELAGPPAAWGVWAAEAPGHELVARHGTGGWELTGTKAWCSLAAHLDRAVVTASTGGGRRRAFAVDLAHPGVVPGSTEDWRPAGLRDVPTGAVRCTAVPAVPVGEDGWYLERPGFAWGGIGVAACWYGGAAGVADVLWGDAVRRRAPDVRPLDQVGHAALGVVDTLLHSARTALRSAAEQVDAGRAGGERGAVLALRTRRVVARTAEAVTAEVSAATGPGPLTGAPEHVRRVSALQVYVRQEHAQRDAAALGRALLEGAAGDRPW, encoded by the coding sequence ATGCCCCCGCCGCACCCCCGACCCGCCGCCGGCCCCGGACGCGCCGAGGAGGCCGCGGCGGCCCTGCGCGCCGGCACCCCGGGCGCCCTGGACCAGGCCCTGGGCGTGGCCCGGGCGCTCGGCGAGGAGCTCCCCCTGCCCGGCGCCGGCCGCACCGGACAGCTGTGGCGGCGGCTCGCCGAGCTCGCCCGGCTCGACCTGTCCCTCGCCCGCGTGGTCGAGCCGCACCTGGACGCCCTCGCGATCCTGCACCAGGCGGGACTCGAGGAGCTCGCCGGTCCGCCCGCCGCCTGGGGCGTCTGGGCCGCCGAGGCCCCCGGTCACGAGCTCGTGGCCCGCCACGGGACCGGCGGGTGGGAGCTCACGGGCACCAAGGCGTGGTGCTCGCTCGCCGCGCACCTCGACCGGGCCGTGGTCACCGCGAGCACCGGCGGAGGCCGCCGCCGGGCCTTCGCCGTGGACCTCGCCCACCCCGGGGTCGTCCCCGGGAGCACCGAGGACTGGCGGCCGGCCGGGCTGCGGGACGTGCCGACCGGCGCCGTGCGGTGCACGGCGGTGCCGGCCGTGCCGGTCGGCGAGGACGGGTGGTACCTGGAGCGCCCCGGCTTCGCCTGGGGCGGGATCGGCGTGGCCGCGTGCTGGTACGGCGGCGCGGCCGGGGTGGCCGACGTCCTGTGGGGAGACGCCGTGCGGCGCCGGGCCCCGGACGTGCGGCCGCTGGACCAGGTGGGGCACGCGGCGCTCGGCGTCGTCGACACCCTCCTGCACTCCGCCCGCACGGCCCTGCGCTCGGCGGCGGAGCAGGTCGACGCCGGCCGGGCCGGCGGGGAGCGCGGCGCGGTCCTGGCCCTGCGCACCCGCCGCGTCGTCGCCCGGACGGCGGAGGCCGTGACCGCGGAGGTCTCGGCCGCCACCGGGCCGGGCCCGCTCACCGGCGCGCCCGAGCACGTCCGCCGGGTGAGCGCCCTGCAGGTGTACGTCCGGCAGGAGCACGCGCAGCGGGACGCCGCGGCACTGGGCCGGGCCCTGCTCGAGGGCGCGGCGGGGGACCGCCCGTGGTGA
- a CDS encoding MogA/MoaB family molybdenum cofactor biosynthesis protein: protein MRSAAVIVASTRAAAGVYQDRSGRIAADWFGSHGFEVEGPFVVADGEDVRAELERLLVTRAPADRPRVVVTSGGTGLGPDDLTPEMTRPFLDRELPGIMEALWAEGRRTTPLAVLSRGHAGVSGATFVVNLPGSTGGVWDGLKVLEPILDHVCDQLEGHRDRGHDGPRHDPRPHEETDR from the coding sequence ATGAGGAGCGCCGCCGTCATCGTCGCCTCCACCCGCGCCGCCGCCGGGGTCTACCAGGACCGGAGCGGGCGGATCGCCGCCGACTGGTTCGGCTCCCACGGCTTCGAGGTCGAAGGTCCGTTCGTGGTGGCCGACGGCGAGGACGTGCGCGCCGAGCTGGAGCGGCTGCTCGTGACCCGGGCCCCCGCGGACCGCCCCCGGGTGGTCGTCACCAGCGGCGGGACCGGCCTCGGCCCGGACGACCTCACCCCCGAGATGACCCGGCCCTTCCTCGACCGCGAGCTGCCCGGCATCATGGAGGCACTGTGGGCGGAGGGCCGGAGGACCACCCCCCTGGCGGTGCTCAGCCGCGGGCACGCCGGGGTCAGCGGCGCCACCTTCGTGGTCAACCTCCCCGGCTCCACCGGCGGGGTCTGGGACGGGCTGAAGGTCCTCGAGCCGATCCTCGACCACGTCTGCGACCAGCTCGAGGGCCACCGCGACCGCGGGCACGACGGCCCCCGCCACGACCCCCGACCGCACGAGGAGACCGACCGATGA
- a CDS encoding SRPBCC family protein — protein MSENSLSASRVIDAPADAIFDVLSLPSRHRQIDGSGTVVSGDDQRIQKVGQVFVMNMNGEHMGGDYVMENTVSGYDENKLLAWKPKPQGAELEGWEWIWELEPQGPGATLVTETYSWEHATPEAKKAVSFPLFEEGALEHSLERLAAAVSEK, from the coding sequence GTGTCCGAGAACAGCCTGTCCGCCAGCCGCGTCATCGACGCCCCCGCCGACGCCATCTTCGACGTCCTCAGCCTGCCTTCGCGCCACCGGCAGATCGACGGCTCCGGCACGGTCGTCTCCGGCGACGACCAGCGCATCCAGAAGGTCGGCCAGGTGTTCGTGATGAACATGAACGGCGAGCACATGGGCGGCGACTACGTCATGGAGAACACCGTCTCCGGCTACGACGAGAACAAGCTCCTCGCCTGGAAGCCCAAGCCGCAGGGCGCCGAGCTGGAGGGCTGGGAGTGGATCTGGGAGCTCGAGCCCCAGGGCCCCGGCGCCACGCTGGTCACCGAGACCTACTCGTGGGAGCACGCGACCCCGGAGGCCAAGAAGGCCGTGTCCTTCCCGCTCTTCGAGGAGGGCGCCCTGGAGCACTCCCTCGAGCGGCTCGCGGCGGCCGTCTCCGAGAAGTGA
- a CDS encoding glycosyltransferase, whose protein sequence is MLTGVERVVVVVPVRNEERLLGRCLATVQHAAARARAARPPVQVDVVVALDRCTDGSARIAAAAGADVVAGSWGTAGAARAAAVAAAGAAGARTWIVSTDADSAVPAHWLTGHLDAAGRGAELLLGTVEPDPGDLAAGLLARWHARHRLEEGHPHVHAANLGVRADVYAACGGFPALPHGEDVGLAEAARARGHRVLATDRVRVLTSGRSTGRVERGFAGYLRALAGEPQGLGAGQG, encoded by the coding sequence GTGCTGACCGGGGTGGAGCGGGTGGTCGTGGTGGTGCCGGTCCGGAACGAGGAGCGGCTGCTCGGCCGGTGCCTGGCCACGGTGCAGCACGCCGCCGCCCGGGCGCGGGCGGCCCGGCCCCCGGTGCAGGTGGACGTCGTCGTGGCCCTGGACCGCTGCACCGACGGCAGCGCCCGGATCGCCGCGGCGGCGGGGGCGGACGTCGTCGCCGGGTCCTGGGGCACCGCGGGGGCGGCCCGGGCCGCCGCGGTGGCCGCCGCGGGAGCCGCCGGGGCGCGCACCTGGATCGTGTCGACCGACGCCGACAGTGCGGTGCCCGCGCACTGGCTCACCGGCCACCTGGACGCGGCCGGGCGCGGGGCGGAGCTGCTCCTGGGCACCGTGGAGCCCGACCCCGGGGACCTGGCCGCGGGTCTCCTGGCGCGCTGGCACGCCCGGCACCGGCTGGAGGAGGGGCACCCCCACGTGCACGCGGCGAACCTGGGCGTGCGCGCCGACGTGTACGCCGCGTGCGGGGGCTTCCCGGCCCTGCCGCACGGCGAGGACGTCGGGCTGGCGGAGGCGGCGCGGGCGCGCGGGCACCGGGTGCTCGCCACGGACCGGGTGCGGGTGCTGACCTCGGGCCGGAGCACCGGCCGGGTCGAGCGGGGATTCGCCGGCTATCTGCGGGCGCTGGCGGGGGAGCCGCAGGGCCTCGGCGCGGGGCAGGGCTGA
- the moeB gene encoding molybdopterin-synthase adenylyltransferase MoeB codes for MDLSPLVEPAAELTDAELRRYARHLTVPEIGEEGQRRLKNARVLCVGAGGLGSPALLYLAAAGVGTLGVVDDDDVDASNLQRQVIHGEGTLGAPKTASAAARIADLNPLVRVVEHRERLTAESAEEVLAGYDLVLDGTDNFETRYLVSDACELAGVPHVWGSILRFDGQYSVFWGAHGPTYRDLYTVPPAPGTVPSCAEAGVLGVLPGLLGTAMAVEAVKLVTGIGTTMLGRVATYDALSARWWEIPLVPTPGRAPVTTLASAGDSAPACPAPGPQPGGVPTVTAPELAELLAARERGAADFELVDVREPYEARLAAIPGARLLPLDQFESGEALARIAPGRRVLLHCKAGARSERALHLLRAAGRTDVAHLEGGVLAWIEQVDPSQQAY; via the coding sequence GTGGACCTCTCCCCGCTCGTCGAGCCCGCCGCGGAGCTCACCGACGCCGAGCTGCGCCGCTACGCCCGCCACCTGACCGTCCCCGAGATCGGCGAGGAGGGCCAGCGGCGGCTCAAGAACGCCCGGGTGCTGTGCGTGGGCGCGGGCGGCCTCGGCTCCCCGGCCCTGCTCTACCTCGCCGCCGCGGGCGTCGGGACCCTCGGTGTCGTCGACGACGACGACGTGGACGCCTCCAACCTGCAGCGCCAGGTGATCCACGGCGAGGGGACCCTCGGGGCGCCCAAGACCGCCTCGGCCGCCGCGCGGATCGCCGACCTCAACCCGCTGGTGCGCGTCGTGGAGCACCGCGAGCGGCTCACCGCGGAGAGTGCGGAGGAGGTCCTCGCCGGGTACGACCTCGTCCTGGACGGCACGGACAACTTCGAGACCCGCTACCTCGTCTCCGACGCGTGCGAGCTGGCCGGTGTCCCGCACGTGTGGGGCTCGATCCTGCGCTTCGACGGCCAGTACTCGGTGTTCTGGGGCGCGCACGGGCCCACCTACCGCGACCTCTACACCGTGCCCCCGGCGCCGGGCACGGTGCCCAGCTGCGCCGAGGCCGGGGTGCTCGGCGTGCTGCCGGGACTGCTGGGCACCGCCATGGCGGTCGAGGCCGTCAAGCTGGTCACCGGGATCGGCACCACGATGCTCGGCCGGGTCGCCACCTACGACGCCCTCTCGGCGCGCTGGTGGGAGATCCCGCTGGTGCCCACGCCGGGCCGCGCGCCCGTGACCACCCTGGCGTCGGCCGGCGACAGCGCCCCCGCCTGCCCGGCGCCCGGCCCGCAGCCGGGAGGCGTCCCCACCGTGACGGCCCCCGAGCTCGCGGAGCTGCTGGCGGCACGGGAGCGCGGCGCCGCGGACTTCGAGCTCGTCGACGTCCGGGAGCCCTACGAGGCCCGGCTCGCGGCGATCCCCGGGGCACGGCTGCTCCCGCTGGACCAGTTCGAGTCCGGGGAGGCCCTCGCCCGGATCGCCCCGGGCCGCCGGGTGCTGCTGCACTGCAAGGCCGGGGCGCGCTCCGAACGGGCCCTGCACCTCCTGCGCGCCGCGGGCCGCACCGACGTCGCGCACCTCGAGGGCGGGGTGCTGGCGTGGATCGAGCAGGTGGACCCGTCCCAGCAGGCCTACTGA
- a CDS encoding pyridoxamine 5'-phosphate oxidase family protein, protein MTDTHGNHVEELAVNSCWDLLRDAGVGRLAVWVEDHPDIFPINFVVDHGTLVFRSAEGTKVAGALTDVPVAVEIDGYDEPAGKAWSVVVKGRAERIQQVQELTDTLDLPLFPWQAGRKGIFVRVVPSLVTGRRFPVADPEVWRTPLSGVRRSPDE, encoded by the coding sequence ATGACGGACACGCACGGCAACCACGTGGAGGAGCTGGCGGTCAACAGCTGCTGGGACCTGCTCCGGGACGCGGGCGTCGGCCGCCTCGCCGTGTGGGTGGAGGACCACCCGGACATCTTCCCGATCAACTTCGTGGTGGACCACGGGACCCTCGTCTTCCGCTCGGCCGAGGGGACGAAGGTCGCCGGGGCCCTCACCGACGTCCCCGTGGCGGTGGAGATCGACGGGTACGACGAGCCCGCCGGGAAGGCGTGGAGCGTGGTGGTCAAGGGCCGCGCCGAGCGCATCCAGCAGGTCCAGGAGCTCACGGACACCCTCGACCTCCCGCTGTTCCCGTGGCAGGCGGGGCGCAAGGGCATCTTCGTCCGGGTCGTGCCGTCCCTCGTGACCGGCCGCCGGTTCCCGGTCGCGGACCCGGAGGTGTGGCGCACCCCGCTGTCGGGGGTGCGGCGCTCCCCCGACGAGTGA
- a CDS encoding MFS transporter gives MSSSSSSAASPGTAAPDLRSGQLRNLLLATLASTAGFWAWTIVGPLSRRYAEQMELSSSQTALLVAMPIFVGSIARVPVGALTDRFGGRVMFTAILALTAPLVLLTALVGQLGSFGLLLVVAFFLGIAGTVFAIGIPFCSAWYESHRKGFATGVFGAGMAGTAVSAFVTPRLVAGIGYLGAHAVIAAIVAAMAVVCWLGLRESPVRAGAVPQPVLPRIRHAFTLRVTWQLCFLYGVVFGAFVAFSNYLPTYLNTVYGFDATAAGTRTAGFALAAVVARPVGGILADRLGPKIVTITSLVGTAVLAMVVALQPIQEVAYGATFLAMAVFLGLGTGGVFGWVGRAAPAKDVGTIGGIIAAAGGLGGYFPPLVMGATYDAENNSYFVGLTLLAVFAVTALVLTFTVRNGGKDDERART, from the coding sequence ATGTCATCTTCGTCGTCGTCCGCCGCCTCCCCGGGCACCGCGGCCCCGGACCTGCGCTCCGGCCAGCTGCGGAACCTGCTCCTCGCCACGCTGGCGTCCACCGCGGGCTTCTGGGCCTGGACCATCGTGGGCCCGCTGTCCAGGCGCTACGCGGAGCAGATGGAGCTCAGCTCCTCGCAGACCGCGCTGCTCGTGGCGATGCCGATCTTCGTCGGCTCCATCGCCCGGGTGCCCGTCGGCGCCCTGACGGACCGCTTCGGCGGGCGGGTGATGTTCACGGCGATCCTCGCCCTGACCGCCCCGCTGGTGCTGCTCACCGCCCTCGTGGGCCAGCTGGGCAGCTTCGGGCTCCTGCTGGTCGTCGCGTTCTTCCTCGGCATCGCCGGCACGGTCTTCGCCATCGGCATCCCGTTCTGCTCCGCGTGGTACGAGTCCCACCGCAAGGGCTTCGCCACCGGCGTGTTCGGCGCGGGCATGGCCGGCACCGCGGTCTCCGCGTTCGTCACCCCGCGCCTGGTCGCGGGCATCGGGTACCTGGGCGCCCACGCGGTCATCGCCGCGATCGTCGCGGCCATGGCCGTGGTCTGCTGGCTCGGGCTGCGCGAGTCCCCGGTCCGCGCCGGCGCCGTGCCGCAGCCGGTGCTGCCCCGGATCAGGCACGCCTTCACCCTGCGGGTGACCTGGCAGCTGTGCTTCCTCTACGGCGTGGTCTTCGGCGCGTTCGTGGCGTTCTCCAACTACCTGCCCACCTACCTGAACACCGTCTACGGCTTCGACGCCACCGCGGCCGGGACCCGCACCGCCGGCTTCGCCCTCGCCGCGGTGGTCGCCCGCCCGGTCGGCGGGATCCTCGCCGACCGCCTCGGCCCGAAGATCGTCACGATCACCTCGCTCGTCGGCACGGCGGTCCTCGCGATGGTCGTGGCGCTGCAGCCGATCCAGGAGGTGGCCTACGGCGCCACGTTCCTGGCCATGGCGGTGTTCCTCGGCCTGGGCACCGGCGGCGTGTTCGGGTGGGTGGGACGCGCCGCCCCGGCGAAGGACGTGGGCACGATCGGCGGCATCATCGCGGCCGCCGGCGGCCTGGGCGGCTACTTCCCGCCGCTCGTGATGGGCGCCACCTACGACGCCGAGAACAACAGCTACTTCGTGGGGCTGACCCTGCTGGCCGTGTTCGCGGTGACCGCCCTGGTGCTCACCTTCACCGTGCGCAACGGGGGCAAGGACGACGAGCGGGCCCGGACCTGA
- a CDS encoding VOC family protein, with product MAPTDFITLPVSDLERSKRFYSCLGWRLHPAFEGTGAGTVEIREDEHVMVLSEDRHLRLVGPGTPGTPADASVVNALSVDSPDEIDVIVDRAVRAGGTEGDAQDYGFLRSRCFRDPDGHQWEILWVDPAAASVRAARRR from the coding sequence ATGGCACCGACAGACTTCATCACCCTTCCCGTCTCGGACCTGGAGCGATCGAAACGGTTCTACTCCTGTCTCGGCTGGCGGCTGCACCCCGCGTTCGAGGGCACCGGCGCCGGGACCGTCGAGATCCGCGAGGACGAGCACGTCATGGTCCTGAGCGAGGACCGCCACCTGCGCCTGGTGGGGCCCGGGACCCCCGGCACCCCGGCCGACGCCTCCGTGGTCAACGCGCTCAGCGTCGACTCCCCGGACGAGATCGACGTCATCGTCGACCGCGCCGTCCGCGCCGGCGGGACAGAGGGCGACGCCCAGGACTACGGCTTCCTGCGCTCGCGCTGCTTCCGGGACCCCGACGGCCACCAGTGGGAGATCCTGTGGGTCGATCCCGCAGCGGCCTCCGTCCGCGCCGCCCGCCGGCGGTGA
- a CDS encoding PIG-L family deacetylase: MTFDHRDPGTPEAVWARAPRLHAARPLELDGIDRLVVLAAHPDDESLGAGGLISLAARAGARVRVVVATLGEQSHPRSPTRTPADLARVRRTEASAATDRLADGVVPELLGLPDGALASVGEALRAPVAEAAAWAAAGRRGVLAAPWGDDGHVDHEVLGRAARAAASVHGVECLEYPVWLWHWGGPEDLPPHGIRVLALDAPACAAKEQALAAHASQVLPLSPAPGDEALLGPHVLARFRRPTEHFFVLPPAGQAPDAAAVFDDVHRGAEDPWDVDSSWYERRKRAVTLAALPRPRYRRVLEAGCSLGALTAELADRAESVLAVDASGVAVERARQRLAELPGVQVEQRRLPGQWPPGRFDLVVVSETGYFLDAAQLGGLLDRVAGSLEPDGHLLLCHWRHPIEGWPLDGADVHAAVHADARFGPLLRHTERDFLLEVFEPVGPQTAGAGTC, from the coding sequence GTGACGTTCGACCACCGGGACCCCGGCACCCCCGAGGCGGTGTGGGCGCGGGCGCCGCGCCTGCACGCCGCGCGCCCGCTCGAGCTCGACGGGATCGACCGCCTCGTGGTCCTCGCCGCCCACCCGGACGACGAGAGCCTCGGCGCGGGCGGCCTGATCTCCCTCGCGGCCCGGGCGGGCGCCCGGGTGCGGGTGGTCGTGGCGACCCTGGGCGAGCAGTCGCACCCGCGCTCGCCGACCCGGACCCCCGCCGACCTCGCCCGGGTGCGCCGGACCGAGGCCTCCGCCGCCACGGACCGGCTCGCCGACGGCGTGGTCCCCGAGCTCCTGGGGCTGCCCGACGGGGCCCTGGCGTCGGTGGGGGAGGCGCTGCGCGCCCCCGTGGCCGAGGCCGCGGCGTGGGCCGCCGCGGGGCGGCGTGGCGTGCTGGCCGCCCCGTGGGGCGACGACGGGCACGTCGACCACGAGGTGCTGGGCCGGGCCGCCCGGGCGGCCGCCTCCGTCCACGGCGTCGAGTGCCTCGAGTACCCCGTCTGGCTGTGGCACTGGGGCGGGCCCGAGGACCTGCCCCCGCACGGGATCCGGGTCCTCGCCCTGGACGCCCCCGCGTGCGCGGCCAAGGAGCAGGCCCTGGCCGCGCACGCCTCGCAGGTCCTGCCGCTGTCCCCGGCCCCGGGCGACGAGGCCCTCCTGGGCCCCCACGTGCTGGCCCGGTTCCGCCGCCCGACCGAGCACTTCTTCGTGCTCCCGCCCGCAGGGCAGGCCCCGGACGCCGCCGCCGTGTTCGACGACGTCCACCGCGGCGCCGAGGACCCCTGGGACGTCGACTCATCCTGGTACGAGCGGCGCAAGCGCGCCGTGACCCTCGCCGCGCTGCCGCGCCCCCGGTACCGCCGGGTCCTGGAGGCGGGGTGCTCCCTCGGCGCCCTCACCGCCGAGCTCGCGGACCGGGCGGAGTCCGTGCTGGCCGTGGACGCGAGCGGGGTGGCGGTCGAGCGCGCCCGGCAGCGGCTGGCGGAGCTCCCCGGCGTGCAGGTGGAGCAGCGCAGGCTGCCCGGGCAGTGGCCGCCCGGGCGGTTCGACCTCGTGGTGGTCTCCGAGACCGGCTACTTCCTCGACGCCGCGCAGCTGGGCGGGCTCCTCGACCGCGTGGCCGGGTCCCTCGAGCCGGACGGCCACCTCCTGCTGTGCCACTGGCGCCACCCGATCGAGGGCTGGCCCCTCGACGGGGCCGACGTGCACGCCGCCGTGCACGCGGACGCCCGCTTCGGGCCCCTGCTGCGCCACACGGAGCGCGACTTCCTGCTGGAGGTCTTCGAGCCCGTGGGGCCGCAGACCGCCGGCGCGGGCACGTGCTGA
- a CDS encoding molybdenum cofactor biosynthesis protein MoaE: MSTPGPIQAETAVVGAFVTEEPLDHARAVEAVQDERTGAVVSFSGVIRDHDGGRPVTSLDYTCHPGADRAVQDVARRVAEEFPGVRIWAAHRVGHLRVGDSALEAAVAAAHRKLAFAACDALVDRIKTEVPIWKEQRFADGSTEWVGLDA, translated from the coding sequence ATGAGCACACCAGGACCGATCCAGGCGGAGACCGCCGTGGTCGGCGCCTTCGTCACCGAGGAGCCCCTGGACCACGCCCGGGCCGTCGAGGCCGTGCAGGACGAGCGCACCGGCGCCGTGGTCTCCTTCAGCGGTGTCATCCGCGACCACGACGGCGGCCGCCCCGTCACCAGCCTCGACTACACCTGCCACCCCGGCGCGGACCGGGCCGTCCAGGACGTGGCCCGCCGGGTCGCCGAGGAGTTCCCCGGGGTGCGGATCTGGGCCGCCCACCGGGTCGGCCACCTGCGCGTGGGGGACTCCGCCCTGGAGGCCGCCGTGGCCGCCGCCCACCGCAAGCTCGCCTTCGCCGCCTGCGACGCGCTCGTGGACCGGATCAAGACCGAGGTGCCCATCTGGAAGGAGCAGCGGTTCGCGGACGGCTCCACCGAGTGGGTCGGACTGGACGCCTGA